A genomic region of Arachis stenosperma cultivar V10309 chromosome 9, arast.V10309.gnm1.PFL2, whole genome shotgun sequence contains the following coding sequences:
- the LOC130950025 gene encoding uncharacterized protein LOC130950025, translated as MAAARRGASSARAGATSMRDLMDLFVKKFETAIARNKREKLRQQNIKEACNKEALRRVNRYIARWLYQAGIPLNPVKLKSFHDMLWAVGSFCPNLPAPRYHALRVLLLNEELEYTKGLLKGHKEQRKKYGCSIISDAWTDKRQRSIINFLVNSPAGTIFLKSIDASDYVKTGVKLFELLNDVVEKIGEQNVVQVVTDNGSNYALAGKLLMEKRLNLFWTPCAAHYLDLMLEDIEKLSFIQKTIKRAISLVSFTYSHSSMLAVLRHFTNDKELNHVKYTLKIMGPLVQVLRLVDGEKKPPIGYIYEAIEKKN; from the exons ATGGCAGCAGCTAGACGGGGTGCAAGTAGTGCTAGAGCGGGTGCAACTAGTATGAGAGATCTAATGGACTTgtttgttaaaaaatttgaaactgCCATTGCaagaaataaaagagagaaattGAGGCAGCAGAACATCAAGGAAGCATGTAATAAGGAAGCACTTCGTAGAGTTAATCGATACATAGCACGGTGGCTCTACCAAGCTGGGATTCCATTGAACCCAGTAAAGTTGAAGAGTTTTCATGATATGTTGTGGGCTGTGGGTAGCTTTTGTCCCAATTTACCTGCTCCCAGGTATCATGCTCTAAGGGTTCTTCTGCTTAATGAGGAGTTGGAATACACCAAAGGATTGTTAAAGGGTCATAAAGAACAACGAAAAAAGTATGGCTGCTCTATTATATCAGATGCTTGGACGGATAAGAGACAAAGGAGCATTATTAATTTTCTTGTAAACTCTCCAGCTGGAACAATATTTTTGAAGTCTATTGATGCTTCTGATTATGTGAAGACTGGTGTGAAATTATTTGAGCTTCTTAATGATGTTGTGGAGAAAATTGGTGAGCAAAACGTTGTTCAAGTTGTAACTGATAATGGGAGCAATTATGCTCTTGCCGGTAAGTTGTTGATGGAGAAAAGACTAAATTTATTTTGGACTCCTTGTGCTGCCCACTATTTGGATTTGATGCTTGAGGACATTGAAAAGTTATCATTTATTCAAAAAACCATAAAAAGGGCCATTTCTTTGGTTAGCTTCACTTATAGTCACTCTAGCATGTTAGCTGTGTTGAGACACTTCACAAATGACAAGGAGTTG AATCATGTCAAGTACACCCTTAAGATCATGGGTCCTCTTGTTCAGGTGCTTAGACTTGTTGATGGGGAGAAGAAGCCACCAATAGGATATATTTATGAAGCAATAGAGAAGAAAAATTAA